Proteins co-encoded in one Dyadobacter sp. CECT 9275 genomic window:
- a CDS encoding globin domain-containing protein, which translates to MTYRDILIIKNSWSHILRHPENAGALFYSKLFALDPGLRPLFKNDQEKQEKKIMDMLTFLVAHLQNVPSIQHEIDALARRHAHYGTLPGQYQTVGTALLWMLEHSPGELWNDETKEAWSSLYAVWSRSMMKVSNGVADEQSTKANKD; encoded by the coding sequence ATGACGTACCGTGATATTCTAATCATCAAAAATTCGTGGAGCCATATTCTGAGGCATCCCGAAAATGCCGGAGCTCTATTTTATAGCAAACTTTTTGCCCTGGATCCCGGTCTCAGGCCCTTGTTCAAGAACGACCAGGAAAAGCAGGAGAAAAAAATAATGGATATGCTCACCTTTCTGGTGGCACATCTGCAAAACGTGCCCAGCATTCAGCATGAAATAGATGCTCTGGCCCGGCGCCATGCACACTATGGTACGCTCCCGGGACAATATCAAACAGTGGGTACTGCCCTGCTTTGGATGTTGGAACACAGCCCTGGTGAATTATGGAATGACGAAACAAAAGAAGCCTGGAGCAGCTTGTACGCGGTCTGGTCCCGCTCTATGATGAAGGTATCCAACGGAGTAGCTGATGAGCAGTCCACAAAAGCAAACAAAGATTAA
- a CDS encoding tetratricopeptide repeat protein → MKISISLLFLLFTAPVFAQSSKIDSLENLLRKSSEDTSRVNLLVDLAMEYWASAPENTIHYSEKALQLAQKLNYLRGQARSYQGIAVYHWQKSDYISSIATYKKGKKTYEQIGDKAGIAKILSGMGLVYGEQGNYTEALDHYLQAVAIFRELGYQSGIAGTLNSIGNVHKNQKNFEEALASYTQAMAIWTKTGDQKSMAGYYINAGSIYCKQKKYPEAIASANKAVGIFEKLKDSNGQIICHNNLGETYFQQKDYTHALAEYQKALEINEQYQSKKLMISSYNGRGNVLAALNRFSESVDSYKKAADLAVGMGLRPQLQRSYEGLATVYGSNKDYSNAFHYQKLAATLKDSIFNAENANKIANLRVHYETEQKEIEIKLLEKEKDLGYATRNTVALGLAAGLILVVLAFNRQRLKVQKENELHQIQKVLAETELRNQKERELQLQTELEFRNKALTTHTLNLIQKNSILEEIRQTVSLALKSGQKDENTPMFSRLINLIDYSFNLDKDWDEFKMYFEGVHKDFFSKLKTAYPELSAGELRLCALVRLNLNLKEAATLLNISPDSVKTARHRLRKKLNLPEESNLADYLMSI, encoded by the coding sequence ATGAAAATCAGTATTTCTCTTTTGTTTCTGCTTTTTACAGCACCCGTTTTCGCGCAATCTTCTAAAATCGATAGTCTGGAAAATCTTCTGCGGAAATCTTCGGAAGACACCTCCCGGGTGAACCTCCTGGTGGACCTGGCCATGGAGTACTGGGCATCTGCACCAGAAAACACCATCCATTACTCTGAAAAGGCATTACAGTTAGCACAGAAACTAAATTACCTCCGGGGCCAGGCGAGAAGTTACCAGGGAATTGCGGTTTATCACTGGCAAAAATCGGATTACATTTCTTCCATTGCCACTTATAAAAAGGGTAAAAAGACATACGAACAAATCGGAGATAAGGCAGGGATAGCCAAAATCCTGTCAGGAATGGGGCTCGTATATGGTGAACAGGGCAACTATACCGAAGCGCTGGACCATTATCTCCAGGCCGTTGCCATTTTCCGTGAACTGGGGTATCAGAGCGGAATCGCTGGCACGCTGAACAGCATCGGAAACGTGCATAAAAACCAGAAGAATTTCGAAGAAGCACTGGCTTCCTACACGCAGGCTATGGCGATATGGACCAAAACCGGAGACCAAAAATCGATGGCGGGCTACTACATCAATGCAGGTTCTATTTACTGCAAACAGAAAAAATACCCCGAGGCAATAGCCAGCGCTAACAAGGCGGTCGGGATATTTGAAAAATTAAAAGATTCCAACGGTCAGATTATCTGCCATAATAACCTGGGCGAAACCTATTTCCAGCAAAAAGACTACACCCATGCCCTGGCTGAGTACCAGAAAGCACTGGAAATCAATGAGCAGTATCAAAGTAAAAAGCTGATGATAAGCTCCTATAATGGTCGCGGGAACGTACTGGCTGCTTTGAACCGGTTCTCGGAGTCTGTGGACAGTTACAAAAAAGCAGCAGATCTTGCAGTGGGGATGGGATTACGCCCACAGTTGCAACGGTCATACGAGGGATTGGCTACCGTGTATGGTTCCAACAAAGATTATAGCAACGCTTTTCACTACCAAAAACTTGCTGCCACGTTAAAGGATTCGATTTTCAATGCCGAAAACGCAAATAAAATCGCCAATCTGAGGGTCCATTACGAAACGGAACAAAAGGAAATCGAGATAAAACTTTTAGAAAAAGAAAAAGACCTTGGTTATGCAACGCGTAATACGGTGGCCCTAGGCCTGGCCGCCGGACTTATCCTTGTTGTTCTTGCCTTCAACAGACAGCGCCTGAAAGTACAGAAAGAAAATGAACTACATCAGATACAAAAAGTACTGGCTGAGACTGAGCTGCGCAATCAGAAGGAGAGAGAACTGCAATTGCAAACCGAACTCGAATTCCGCAATAAGGCGCTTACGACACATACACTGAATCTGATCCAGAAAAACAGTATCCTCGAAGAGATCAGACAAACGGTTTCGCTGGCACTTAAAAGCGGACAAAAAGATGAAAATACGCCCATGTTTAGCAGACTCATCAATCTGATCGATTACAGTTTCAACCTGGATAAGGATTGGGATGAATTTAAAATGTACTTTGAAGGAGTTCACAAAGATTTTTTTTCTAAGCTTAAAACTGCGTATCCCGAATTAAGTGCTGGGGAACTCAGGCTCTGTGCGCTGGTCAGACTCAACCTTAACCTGAAGGAAGCGGCCACGCTGTTAAACATTTCCCCCGACAGCGTTAAAACCGCCCGCCACCGGCTACGCAAAAAGCTTAACCTTCCCGAAGAAAGTAACTTAGCCGATTACCTGATGTCCATTTAA
- a CDS encoding acyl-CoA thioesterase, translating into MLNIDEEKDKFVFNMKLDIRWSDMNHMHHVNNAVYLTFFEQGRIYYLLKAFRWNWKEKGIILSSAHIEYLRPILFPDPARIFVRTSKISSNTFTIDYMITSIVQDKEEINTTGCTTMALFDYKTSSTMPISEEFLEQIKTYERGSSQVLI; encoded by the coding sequence ATGTTAAACATTGATGAAGAAAAAGACAAATTTGTCTTTAACATGAAGCTCGACATCCGTTGGAGCGATATGAATCACATGCATCACGTGAATAATGCGGTGTATCTTACTTTCTTTGAACAGGGACGGATATATTACCTGCTGAAGGCATTCAGGTGGAACTGGAAAGAAAAAGGCATCATTCTCAGCAGTGCACATATCGAATACCTGAGGCCCATACTTTTCCCCGACCCCGCCCGCATTTTCGTCAGGACCTCAAAAATAAGCAGCAATACTTTTACCATTGATTACATGATCACCAGTATTGTACAAGACAAAGAGGAGATCAACACAACCGGCTGCACAACAATGGCATTGTTTGATTACAAAACGAGCTCCACCATGCCTATTTCAGAAGAATTCCTTGAACAAATTAAAACTTACGAGAGAGGGAGCTCTCAGGTATTGATCTAG
- a CDS encoding GMC oxidoreductase encodes MSYFNIDSSKQNTFDAIVVGTGISGGWAAKELTEKGMRTLVLERGRDVKHIVDYPTTHMQPWEFEHLGQPSLAMRQQNPIASKHYIFKEDAMHFVVKDAEHPYVQDKPFDWMRGYQVGGRSLLWARQTQRWSDFDFEGPMRDGFAVDWPIRYKDIAPWYSYVEKFAGISGNKDGLPQLPDGEFLPPHEMSCVEKHFSEQVAKHYNHTRPIIIGRAAHITEPQPVHLEQGRAKCQHRVMCQRGCPFGGYFSTNSSTLPWAEKTGKLTLRPHSVVHSIIYDEKRKKATGVRVVDALTKEMTEYYARIIFLNASAINSNLILLNSKSGRFPSGLGNDNGLMGKFIGFHNYRGRVSADYDGFHAYTTDGRRPNGSYIPRFRNVFKQETDFLRGYAASFSASKMGSPQEGIGQILKENLFKPSEEGWTMGAQMMGETLPKESNSVRLDTSLTDAWGIPQLRMSVEFDDNDMKMVQDFYEQLSEMLDKSGFTNIKTSDTRRNPGSENHEMGGVRMGKDPKTSLLNKWNQLHACANVFVTDGACMTSTATQNPSLTYMALTARAVDHAVGEMRKGHL; translated from the coding sequence ATGTCTTATTTTAATATTGATTCGTCAAAACAAAATACTTTTGATGCGATCGTCGTCGGTACAGGAATCAGTGGGGGCTGGGCTGCAAAGGAGTTGACGGAAAAGGGGATGAGGACCCTTGTGCTGGAGCGCGGCCGTGACGTAAAGCATATTGTGGATTATCCTACCACCCACATGCAGCCTTGGGAGTTTGAGCATCTGGGACAACCTTCCCTGGCTATGCGGCAGCAGAACCCGATCGCCAGCAAACATTATATTTTCAAGGAGGATGCCATGCATTTTGTGGTAAAGGATGCCGAGCACCCTTATGTTCAGGATAAGCCTTTTGACTGGATGCGGGGATATCAGGTAGGAGGGCGGTCGCTGTTATGGGCCAGGCAGACGCAGCGTTGGTCTGACTTTGATTTTGAAGGACCCATGCGTGACGGATTTGCGGTAGACTGGCCCATCCGGTATAAGGACATTGCTCCCTGGTATAGTTATGTAGAAAAATTCGCAGGTATTTCCGGTAATAAAGATGGGCTTCCTCAGCTTCCGGACGGAGAGTTTCTGCCGCCGCATGAAATGAGTTGTGTTGAGAAGCATTTTAGCGAACAGGTAGCAAAACACTACAACCATACACGTCCGATCATTATCGGACGAGCGGCACATATCACCGAACCGCAGCCCGTTCATCTGGAGCAGGGACGGGCCAAATGTCAGCACAGGGTGATGTGCCAGCGTGGATGTCCTTTCGGAGGATATTTCAGTACTAATTCCTCCACCTTACCCTGGGCGGAGAAAACCGGAAAACTTACCCTACGGCCCCATTCCGTGGTACATTCCATTATTTATGATGAAAAAAGAAAAAAGGCCACAGGTGTGAGGGTAGTAGATGCGCTGACGAAGGAAATGACGGAATACTATGCCAGGATCATTTTTCTGAATGCGTCTGCCATTAATTCCAATCTGATTCTGTTGAATTCAAAGTCAGGCCGGTTCCCCAGCGGCTTGGGAAATGACAACGGGCTGATGGGAAAATTCATCGGGTTTCATAATTACCGGGGAAGGGTGAGCGCAGATTACGATGGTTTCCATGCATATACCACTGACGGGCGCAGACCGAATGGGTCCTATATTCCTCGGTTCCGGAACGTTTTCAAACAGGAAACTGACTTTTTACGTGGTTATGCGGCCTCTTTTTCGGCCTCAAAAATGGGAAGTCCGCAGGAGGGGATTGGGCAGATACTGAAGGAAAATCTGTTCAAACCTAGTGAAGAAGGCTGGACCATGGGCGCTCAAATGATGGGGGAAACGTTACCCAAGGAAAGTAATTCGGTGAGGCTGGATACCTCATTGACCGATGCCTGGGGCATTCCGCAACTAAGGATGTCAGTGGAATTTGACGATAATGATATGAAAATGGTACAGGATTTCTACGAACAATTGAGTGAAATGCTGGATAAGTCGGGATTTACTAACATCAAAACGTCTGATACCCGGCGAAACCCTGGCAGCGAAAACCATGAGATGGGGGGCGTGAGAATGGGAAAAGACCCCAAAACGTCGCTTCTCAACAAATGGAATCAGTTGCATGCCTGTGCCAATGTATTCGTAACGGATGGGGCCTGCATGACCTCTACGGCCACCCAAAATCCTTCGCTTACCTACATGGCGCTCACGGCCAGAGCCGTAGATCATGCCGTTGGTGAAATGAGGAAGGGGCATTTGTAA
- a CDS encoding 3-keto-disaccharide hydrolase, with translation MNRLVRNLNNVVLGFGISLLALPALHAQVGVGTAPIKGAVVYMDGSRKMLDEKWTYWEGPRLKATLPIKWTVVPDPVDKGTVINCNDPASAGGLYGSADIVTNKQFRDFRAHVEFLITKPGGNSGVYLQNRYEIQVLDGDTTSHGMAAVINESRSPYYAYNGIGKWNSYDIVFRAARFKEGKLVEQPMVTLYFNGKKVHKNHQIKQVWGGRFSGMDGGNNGGKGITDTPGGLKLQSEGHDVLYRNIWIKELDLKKADTDF, from the coding sequence ATGAATCGACTCGTAAGAAATCTCAACAACGTTGTCTTAGGCTTTGGTATCTCTTTACTGGCCCTTCCGGCTCTACATGCCCAGGTGGGTGTAGGTACTGCTCCGATCAAGGGCGCCGTAGTATATATGGACGGAAGCCGCAAAATGCTGGATGAAAAATGGACTTACTGGGAAGGCCCTCGCCTAAAGGCTACGCTTCCCATCAAATGGACCGTCGTTCCCGATCCGGTGGACAAGGGAACCGTCATCAATTGCAACGACCCCGCTTCGGCCGGTGGGCTGTATGGCTCAGCGGATATCGTGACGAATAAACAATTCCGTGATTTTCGGGCACATGTTGAATTTCTGATTACCAAACCCGGGGGGAACAGTGGTGTCTACCTGCAAAACCGCTACGAGATCCAGGTATTGGATGGTGATACCACGTCGCATGGTATGGCCGCTGTGATCAACGAGTCCAGATCGCCATACTATGCCTACAACGGCATAGGAAAATGGAACTCCTATGACATTGTTTTCCGTGCAGCACGGTTCAAGGAAGGAAAGCTCGTGGAACAACCCATGGTTACCCTATATTTTAACGGCAAAAAAGTCCACAAAAACCACCAGATCAAGCAGGTATGGGGAGGCCGTTTCTCAGGAATGGACGGAGGAAATAACGGAGGGAAAGGCATAACGGACACTCCGGGGGGGCTTAAACTCCAGTCGGAGGGACATGACGTGCTGTACAGAAATATCTGGATCAAGGAATTGGACCTTAAAAAAGCGGATACCGATTTTTAA
- a CDS encoding PQQ-dependent sugar dehydrogenase — protein sequence MQRSLSKAAIYVVMASAVAGLAFSGTSIKTDGVAGPGKNVDAKEIKLPAGFTATILATDLGATRHIAVNKSGDIFVKLSKLKDGHGMYMLRDTDKDGVLDEKKMFAGYPGTGIAIKNGYLYSSSNTGVFRYRLNEKEEIIDLENPEEIVAGLVDKGRDNAKPLTLDNQSNLYVTVGSYSDNCREAGKGTGMSPCTILDSAGGIWKFSAEKRNQTFKDGQRYATGVKNAVGINWDNKTNSLYATSHGRGKFDDMFPQYYTPKQSAELPAEALYKLKQGDDAGWPYIYYDHFQNKKILAPEYGGDGKKTGGEKAINPVAAFPAHLGPNALMFYTGNMFPAKYKNGAFIAFHSQSPELKKGYLVAFVPFVNGKAGKWEIFADNFAGTDLVKPTGPIQHRPCGLAQGPDGALYVSDDLNGTIFKITYKK from the coding sequence ATGCAGAGATCATTATCAAAAGCAGCCATATACGTAGTTATGGCAAGTGCAGTGGCGGGCCTGGCGTTTTCGGGCACCTCCATCAAAACGGACGGTGTTGCCGGGCCGGGTAAAAATGTGGATGCCAAAGAAATAAAACTTCCCGCAGGATTCACCGCAACCATTCTGGCCACAGACCTGGGCGCCACCAGGCACATAGCAGTTAATAAAAGCGGGGATATTTTTGTGAAACTATCGAAGCTGAAAGATGGGCACGGCATGTATATGCTCCGTGACACCGATAAAGATGGTGTTTTGGATGAGAAAAAAATGTTTGCGGGTTACCCAGGAACGGGGATAGCTATCAAAAACGGTTACCTGTACAGCTCTTCCAATACCGGAGTTTTCAGATATAGGTTGAATGAAAAAGAAGAAATCATCGACCTTGAAAATCCTGAGGAAATCGTGGCGGGGCTGGTTGACAAGGGGAGAGATAACGCAAAACCGCTGACGCTGGATAATCAGTCCAACCTATATGTAACGGTAGGTTCTTACAGTGACAACTGTCGCGAAGCGGGAAAAGGTACCGGTATGTCGCCATGTACTATACTTGATTCGGCCGGGGGGATTTGGAAATTCAGCGCGGAGAAACGGAACCAGACATTTAAGGATGGGCAACGGTATGCCACGGGAGTGAAAAATGCCGTAGGAATTAACTGGGATAATAAAACCAATTCCCTCTATGCTACTTCGCATGGGCGCGGAAAATTTGATGATATGTTTCCTCAGTATTATACCCCAAAACAAAGTGCAGAGCTGCCGGCAGAGGCATTATACAAGTTGAAACAAGGAGACGATGCCGGCTGGCCCTATATCTATTATGACCATTTTCAAAACAAGAAAATTCTGGCACCAGAATATGGCGGTGACGGGAAAAAGACTGGCGGAGAGAAGGCTATCAACCCCGTAGCGGCATTTCCTGCGCATCTGGGGCCCAATGCACTGATGTTTTACACAGGTAACATGTTTCCGGCTAAATACAAAAACGGAGCTTTCATCGCATTTCACAGCCAGTCGCCAGAGCTGAAGAAGGGTTATTTGGTAGCCTTTGTTCCTTTTGTGAATGGCAAGGCGGGTAAGTGGGAAATTTTTGCGGACAACTTTGCAGGAACCGACCTTGTCAAGCCAACCGGGCCTATTCAGCACCGTCCCTGCGGCTTGGCGCAGGGACCTGACGGGGCGCTTTATGTTTCGGATGACCTGAACGGAACCATATTCAAGATTACTTACAAGAAGTAA
- a CDS encoding SDR family NAD(P)-dependent oxidoreductase, translating to MLKNKFNLKGKNALVTGSSQGIGKAIALALAEYGARIILHYRGDKTDAEKVARQIKKYGNGVNILQADFSRPKAVAGLYKKVSALVDHLDILVINASLQLPVDWLEISAKEIDLQVTTNFRATLQMMQRFAPAMIEKQWGRIVTIGSVQQERPHPLMAVYAATKSASLNLVQNIASQLAGKGVTVNNLAPGVIDTPRIKEELPPIDEKLLKKMDIPMDRTGMPEECATVALLLCSDAGSYITGQNIYVDGGMSL from the coding sequence ATGCTAAAGAACAAATTCAACTTAAAAGGAAAAAACGCCCTTGTCACGGGATCCAGCCAGGGCATAGGGAAAGCTATTGCGCTGGCGCTGGCTGAGTACGGTGCCAGAATCATACTGCATTACAGGGGTGATAAGACAGACGCAGAAAAGGTAGCGCGGCAGATAAAAAAATATGGAAACGGTGTGAATATCCTGCAAGCCGACTTCTCCCGGCCCAAGGCAGTGGCAGGGTTATATAAAAAAGTAAGTGCTTTGGTAGATCACTTGGATATCCTGGTGATCAATGCGTCTCTACAGCTTCCTGTTGACTGGCTCGAAATTAGCGCTAAAGAGATTGATCTGCAGGTTACAACCAATTTCAGGGCCACTTTACAAATGATGCAGCGGTTTGCTCCTGCCATGATAGAGAAACAATGGGGACGAATAGTAACCATCGGAAGCGTTCAGCAGGAAAGGCCTCATCCGCTCATGGCTGTTTATGCCGCAACAAAATCCGCCTCGTTAAATCTGGTACAGAATATTGCATCCCAACTGGCAGGCAAGGGTGTGACGGTCAACAACCTTGCGCCCGGTGTCATCGACACGCCCCGCATTAAGGAAGAACTGCCACCAATAGATGAGAAACTGCTGAAGAAAATGGATATTCCGATGGACCGGACCGGCATGCCAGAAGAGTGCGCAACAGTCGCTTTGCTTTTATGTTCGGATGCCGGCAGTTATATCACCGGCCAGAACATATACGTTGACGGGGGAATGTCTTTATAA
- a CDS encoding NYN domain-containing protein — protein MEVNKELRLAVLIDADNVPYANIKGMLEEIAKYGTPTFKRIYGDWTKPTLSGWKTVLLENAITPIQQYSYTSGKNSSDSALIIDAMDILYTGRVDGFCIVSSDSDFTRLATRLREAGMLVFGIGERKTPSPFIASCNKFIYIEILKKEPKPEVPAKKTAKNKPLKEEAPAAPVVAKIDERLVKLISDSINDIAEEDGWIFLGVLGSMILKKQPDFDSRNYGYKKLLDLIRHIPEISIEERMSAKGNMPHFYVKTK, from the coding sequence ATGGAGGTAAATAAAGAATTAAGGCTTGCAGTACTGATCGATGCAGATAACGTACCCTATGCAAACATAAAAGGGATGCTGGAAGAAATTGCCAAATACGGCACGCCAACCTTTAAGCGGATATACGGCGACTGGACCAAGCCCACCCTTTCGGGATGGAAAACCGTTTTGCTGGAAAATGCCATAACGCCCATTCAACAGTATAGTTATACCTCTGGCAAAAATTCATCGGATTCGGCGCTGATCATTGATGCGATGGATATTCTGTACACAGGAAGGGTCGACGGCTTTTGTATTGTTTCCAGTGACAGCGACTTTACACGGCTCGCCACCAGGCTAAGGGAAGCCGGTATGCTGGTCTTCGGGATCGGGGAGCGAAAAACGCCGTCACCTTTTATCGCTTCATGTAACAAATTCATCTACATCGAAATACTTAAAAAGGAGCCCAAACCGGAAGTTCCTGCCAAAAAAACGGCTAAAAACAAACCTTTGAAGGAGGAGGCACCAGCCGCCCCGGTGGTCGCTAAAATTGATGAACGCCTTGTTAAATTGATATCTGACAGTATCAATGACATAGCAGAAGAAGACGGCTGGATTTTCCTGGGCGTTTTAGGAAGTATGATCCTTAAAAAACAGCCTGATTTTGACTCCCGCAATTATGGTTATAAAAAATTGCTGGACCTTATCCGCCATATTCCGGAGATAAGTATCGAAGAACGCATGAGCGCCAAGGGTAACATGCCACACTTTTATGTAAAAACGAAATAG
- a CDS encoding response regulator: MKEILIVEDHPIVSMGIEMLIHDNIPETIVHKAATFAQAVEIVARKKLSLAIMDINIPGGGNAGMIRGLRMKHNTLPILVYTGRDEKTHAVSYIKAGANGFISKSSEEKEMLTAIETVLAKKKYFSNEFWEVVITNFSDNTPLGSNPMESLTKREIQIMEMLLEGKWTKEIAEELELKVTTISTHKLRIFQKMNVTNVIDLFKKKQQYTQ; the protein is encoded by the coding sequence ATGAAAGAAATTCTTATTGTTGAAGATCATCCCATTGTCAGTATGGGAATTGAAATGCTGATCCATGATAATATACCGGAGACAATCGTTCACAAGGCTGCAACATTTGCACAGGCTGTTGAAATTGTTGCGCGTAAGAAATTATCTCTGGCAATCATGGATATCAATATTCCGGGTGGTGGAAATGCAGGTATGATTAGGGGATTGCGCATGAAACATAATACCCTTCCTATTCTGGTTTACACCGGCCGGGATGAAAAGACACATGCCGTTTCCTATATCAAGGCGGGAGCCAACGGATTCATTTCTAAAAGTTCGGAAGAAAAAGAAATGCTTACGGCTATAGAAACCGTTCTGGCTAAAAAGAAATATTTCAGCAACGAATTTTGGGAAGTTGTAATTACCAATTTTTCAGACAATACACCCTTGGGAAGCAACCCGATGGAATCGCTTACAAAACGAGAGATTCAAATAATGGAAATGTTGCTGGAAGGAAAATGGACAAAAGAAATTGCCGAGGAACTGGAACTGAAAGTAACTACGATCAGCACGCACAAATTACGAATATTTCAGAAAATGAACGTGACAAACGTGATCGATCTCTTCAAGAAAAAGCAACAATATACACAATAG